TTCGCATCTTTTAACGTTAGCGAAACGATTGGACGGTTTTGTTGGTCAAAGGAATCCTTTGCACCATCAGCTTTTAAATCATCACCATCTAGTAGTAAATTGTCATCCACATCACGGAATGTTAAATTCGCAGAAGTAGATAGCATTTTACGAGCAGATTCTTGGTCTTCAACCCCCGCTAATTGCACACGAATACGGTTTTTGTCTTCAACCTGAATGCTTGGTTCACTTACCCCAATTGCATTGACACGGTTACCAAGAGCAGTTGCCGTTGCGGTTACAACTTCTGGTGTGATTTTTTGTCCTTCTTTTAATTCATTGACCTCATAAAGTACCTCAAACCCGCCTTGTAAATCAAGACCAAGCTTAATGTCCTTTAAGACGCCATCTACAGTCGTACCCATGGAAGCTGCAAATAGCACCAAAAGTAGCACGAATGCAACAATTCGACTTCTTAATTTCATCTATAAATCCTCCTCGAATTGGTGCAAGGGCATCCCTTACACTGCAAACAAGTATACTAGCAATACCTTTTGAAACGTGTATTCCTCCTTTTCCTTTAGAATTATGTAGCTTGTGCTTCAAAAGGTTTGCTTTACTTATTTCAATCGTTCAATAACGCGCAAATTCCGTATGCGTCTTCCATTTCATTATGAATAGTAAGCGGAACAATTATGTAGGGAAAGAAAAATCCCTTACAATCTTTTACAGCCTATTTTTCGACATGGCTTGTACAAAGTAAAAAAGCGCAACACACTCATTATGAAACACGTTGCGCTTGGTGTCAATTCAACACTGTAGTATTCTTATTAATCTTTTACAGAAACGACATATTCTTCTTGTGTTTTTAATGGCCCAAGCAACGATTTTAATTCCTCGGTGTTTATTTCTGCAAACCAATCATCACTTTGTAAAAATTCTACTTGATTGAATGATACAATATCTGAAGGCGATACTGCAAATATAGTTGCGATAATTTCATATAAGCGTAATTGCTCGACATTTTTTTTGCGCCATTTTTTTTCTACACAATAACGCCATAATTCTTCTGCGGAAATCGCATCATATTTATAATACTTAAACTCTGCAATCTTACTATCAATTGCCGGACGAATTTTTTCAAATAGTTGTGCATGTTGCATACTCATTTTGAATCATCTCCAATCAAAGTTGTATCGTAAGAAGTGTTTGCATACAAATAGTGTAAATGAATTTTTGCGGCTTGAGAAGGGACGGATGGCATGAGTTCTTTTGTACGAGGTACACTATTTTTAATGTTTGTTATTTTTTTATCTAAACTTTTTGGCTTCTTTTATAGAATGCAGTTTATGCGCATTGCTGGTGAAGAAGCAGTCGGTATTTATATGACCGCCTATCCTGCATTTATTTTCTTCATCTCACTCATTCAACTTGGACTACCTATCGCTGTAGCTAAAATTGTAGCAGAATTACTAGCAAAAAATAAACGAGAAAACATTTTTGGCGTGATGCGTACCGCAATCATTTGGTCATTTATTGGCATGATTGTTTTTATGCCACTTGTAGCCCTAACAATACCTTATATTTCTACTACACTATTACATAATGAACAAACAACATTTACACTTTGGATTGCACTGTTTGCCGTGCCTGTTTCGGTCGGTTCAGGATTGCTCCGCGCTTATTTACAGGGCGTTGCTAAAATCACACCAACTGCTTGGGCACAAATGCTTGAACAAGTTGTCCGCATCGGCTTTATTACCTTTATGCTACCATTAGTTGCAGCTTATAATAATGCTTCCATAACGGCGGCTTCTGCTATGGGTATCACACTTTTAGCTGAAGTTGTTGCGTTCCTGTATTTATGGCTCCATTACGCCGTTTCAAAGAAGAAATTATTACCAAAGAAAAGCAAAGTGGAGTCTTATCCGGCTTCACCAATGCTACGGGTAGCCATCCCGTCTGCAGGAAGCAAACTATTTGGCTCCTTCACTTGGTTTTTAGAACCGATTATTTTTTTAAAAGCATTAACGATGGCAGGGTTAACGGCCTCTGCCGCTACCATTTTATATGGGGTCATTTCAGGGGTTTTAGTGCCCTTGCTACTATTCCCAGCCTTTGTGTCTACAGCACTTTCCATTGTCCTTATTCCTGCCGTTAGTGATGCTGTTGCACGCCAACACAATGCGCTTTTACAGGAACGTATTTCCGTTTCGCTGCGCTTATCTTCTTTAGTAGGCTGCATCGCCGCCACTTATTTTTTCGTTCACGGTGACGAGCTAGCCATGAAATTATTTCACTTAGAAGAAAATCGAGGCTATGTGAAAATTTTAGCACCTATATTTTATTTTTATTATATTCAAAGTCCATTACATTCCATTTTGCAGGCAGTTGGTGAAGCGCGCGCTGCCATGATGAACTCCATTTATGGTGGACTCGGTAAACTATTCGTTATGTTTGTACTGGCCTCTCAACCTGGAATCCAAGAAAAAGGGGCTGTTGTAGCCATTGGCTTTGGCGTTTTGCTCACATCTTTCTTGCATATCGCTACGGTCAGACAGCGCAAAAATTTACGCGCCGGCTTCCGTATGTTTGTTGTACCTTATAGTTGTTTTATTGCCGTTTGTATTGCCCAGTATTTCTTTATGCAAATACTGCCACTACCATTTATTTTAAGTAGCTGTGTCACATTATTTTTACTCTTTACGTTATTATTAATGTCTAATCAATTACGTTTTACAGATTTCCACTATATTCGGAAATTAGCCAAAAAGGTCTAATGTTCCTTCAATTGAATATGAAGTCGACTGTCCTCCCATATACAAAAGAACACCGTGCTACTATCATGAATATTACTTTTAGCTAACTCTTCCATTAACCATTTTTCATCTTTATGGATAAGCATTAAATGTCTATCTTGGATATCACCATCAATAATAAGCGGATAGACAAAGGCCTTTTCATCTTTTTTATAAACGGAAAGA
This DNA window, taken from Lysinibacillus sp. FSL M8-0337, encodes the following:
- a CDS encoding post-transcriptional regulator; translated protein: MSMQHAQLFEKIRPAIDSKIAEFKYYKYDAISAEELWRYCVEKKWRKKNVEQLRLYEIIATIFAVSPSDIVSFNQVEFLQSDDWFAEINTEELKSLLGPLKTQEEYVVSVKD
- a CDS encoding oligosaccharide flippase family protein gives rise to the protein MSSFVRGTLFLMFVIFLSKLFGFFYRMQFMRIAGEEAVGIYMTAYPAFIFFISLIQLGLPIAVAKIVAELLAKNKRENIFGVMRTAIIWSFIGMIVFMPLVALTIPYISTTLLHNEQTTFTLWIALFAVPVSVGSGLLRAYLQGVAKITPTAWAQMLEQVVRIGFITFMLPLVAAYNNASITAASAMGITLLAEVVAFLYLWLHYAVSKKKLLPKKSKVESYPASPMLRVAIPSAGSKLFGSFTWFLEPIIFLKALTMAGLTASAATILYGVISGVLVPLLLFPAFVSTALSIVLIPAVSDAVARQHNALLQERISVSLRLSSLVGCIAATYFFVHGDELAMKLFHLEENRGYVKILAPIFYFYYIQSPLHSILQAVGEARAAMMNSIYGGLGKLFVMFVLASQPGIQEKGAVVAIGFGVLLTSFLHIATVRQRKNLRAGFRMFVVPYSCFIAVCIAQYFFMQILPLPFILSSCVTLFLLFTLLLMSNQLRFTDFHYIRKLAKKV